The Triticum urartu cultivar G1812 chromosome 5, Tu2.1, whole genome shotgun sequence genome contains the following window.
gtcgggccgtggagatgtacgactacatcaaccaagttaacgcttccgttgttgatctacaagggtacgtagatcacactctccccctctcgttgctatgcatcatcatgatcttgcgtgtgcgtagaattttttttgaaattactgcgaaACCCAAcaagcactaggagaactactgcgattgtgccctggttcatccagacgagcacctcagtagagaaagccgaaaactgactgtcatgatatagcgtgagactggtcaaccactcgatgacctgtgggaatgttagaattcctccgccttaacaaagggccattttccggccaggcatgtacgcaccccgggatcgggagagtgcggagccaccaggggctatctagtagccccactgtcaaactcctatggctgagtgaaagtgctaaagcattatagtccgattgcctcgctcgctccgctatcacctccttaataggaccaagacgttgggttaagtgtgaacgcgtgtttttgcgagcacctccgcattatatgcgtgggggttgaagccgatgaCCGCAATCTTTCAGggtatacacatgtatacataaacggccgcccaggaggcatcatattactttccggcaaaagtataaaaatagccttataaaattttataaaagcatttcgctcacaatgagattacatatcactcaaacataatattttttgagcactgggtctctatcaaacgagcaccctcaagaacttcttcaaagtagtgctcagcagcccttcgacctatggccgaatctcgcgctgcaacagtggtagcatccatctccgcccagtatgctttaacacgggcaaaggccatccgtgcaccctctatgcacgccgacctcttcgtcgcattaatgcgtggcaccacgtcaaggaactgttgcaccaagctgaaatagctgttcggttttgaccttttcggccatagctgatccacaacagacctcatggagagtccggacaacctatttagttcggcccattcggctaattggtcagtcaatgaaagcggatgctcgggagaatggaattgtctccaaaacagctggtctacttcacggtccgtctgaccctggaagtacttggccgcatcggcagcgctcgtcgccaaatccatatacacatcctccgaactccacagccgatccagaggggcataccgtggatctccgaacttcctccgcaacataaaggatttcccagctacaatatccccggcttcctgcagctcctccttctttgccctcatagcagagcggaggtcttttctcatcgcagcagccttctcaaggtccgatgccttcgcttggttttccttttcaagaacccggcaacggttggcggcggcttttaattctatggccatcttggcaatcttgtctcggctctcgccatgcacggccttctcggctcgcaactctttggtcgccttcaaagcagccgcattacccaacctcgcttgttccttggctcgggcaagttctgcccgcaaggcttcaacagtggcagctccatctgcagtcacaatatattaaagatactggcatcatgctgctcttcctatgtggcgtttaccagataatgacacttaccctgtgcctcgtcaagccttttgttaacaagctcgatgtcgtcGTCTgtcgcatccaactgccgttctaaatgggcaaactcgctagtccggctagccaccgaagcttccatcacctgcacatagaggcagtatggttattacctgggaatatgatcctctgttcgtcgtcgtttccgacaacaaccagagtctcaggggctactatctacacagggcacacctagcatgtgcaggactatcatacattcttttacgtacctcaaagcctatcagtagactcataaaagcttcatgcaatccgctttcggcggacgagattctctccatcaccgtattcatcagcacacggtgttcatctgagatggccgctcgccccaccaactccctcagaacatccgatcgcacactagacagtgccggactcttttgtctgctctcttcgggagccggaaactgggagcttcgggggtcaatgggattatcttctagcctcaccggactcggagaggccctccgcgacgacacttcagggtcgcccgcttccagAGCGGAGGAGTCTGGTGGAGTCtagaggaggcgtttcgctctccatcatctctggaagaaggtcccccaaagacgagctcatttgagaggggctaaggcccgaactgcaaagatatatgcggtggttattttctcagaagaaaaagatggcatatttgtactattaaagtatttcgggtcacttacgactcgcgggagaattgattcccccgcggactttgtgcggcaacagcgccccccaaggtaggaccctctgtgggagacttcttctcccgtttggaagcttcggcttccgaatccccgggcgcagtccttttcctcttctggtcgtcttccttcatggagacgctcgctccctcagTTAGAATGGGCAgtgttgggggcccgcgtccacccgtattatcctccacagcatcttccttcaagggctccgggcaaggtgcggtctggagcatcttttccaataccggattttccaaaccctcagggaggggggccgaacaccgaatcaacttcgcctttgttagccagtcctggtcaaaaagcaaaatctcagaaataacttcgtaacaaaggagagatagtatgtttggccggaagatgccttacctgttcggtggcgcggttactactcaggcccacgtcctcggtgatttccggacactccacctgaggtccgaagaatgaattgtacatctcctcgtgcgtcaggccgagaaaattttgaatgacacgcggtccctcgggattgaactcccacaggcgaagatgccggcgtttgcaaggctggacttgatgaaccatcataacttgtattaccgcaaccaaactgaaatctccattgaagagatctcgaatgcggctttgcagtataggcacgtccttggctggaccccagctcagacctctgctgatccatgacatcagctatggtggagggcccgagcggaaaacaggggcggccgcccacttggcacttctaggagccgtgatgtagaaccactcttgttgccacaattcagacacctctgggatggaacctttgggccacggagctcccgtcatcttgcgtattgaggcacctccacatgctgcatgttgcccctcgatcatcttcggctttacttcaaaggtcttgagccataggccaaagtgaggggtaacccggaggaaggcctcgcacacgacaataaatgtcatgatatgaagaaaggagtccggagctagatcatggaagtctagcccataataaaacatcaaacccctgatgaaaggatccagagcaaggcctagacctcggaggaagtgggagacgaacacgatgttctcgttgggttcgggggtggggacggcctgccctcggggaggcagccgatgcaaaatctcggtggtcagatatctggcctccctcaactttttgatgtcttcttccgtgacggaggaaggcacccatcggccttgaaggctagatccggacatgactgaaggttcggagcacctgacctgaactttgggcgtttgagcttgaggtgggggaaggattcgattgagcacgggagggaaaaataaaagccttgtccctttataaagagggtgaatatcaagcgtcctctccgtgtccgtttggacttgcctataatctaggagtcctagaagcggttgggttacccacgcccgtattgatgagaatcccggaataaggggacacgatctctgctttaacaagacgtgccaaggaaaccgcctcgcatgacgcgctgaggtgggataataaaacgactcggataaaggcttggccgtggtgtgtcacactacggaatatgtcagcagattagatttgtgtaaatattattctctctatggcaatatgtggaaacttattttgcagagacggacactatctttgtgttcaaaatcttctatgaagtacttggaggaggaacccgccttgcaatgccgaagacaatctgcatgccggactcgtcgtcattgaagcctggttcaggggctactgagggagtcctggattagggggtgttcggatagccggactataccttcagccggactcctggactatgaagatacaagattaaagacttcgtcccgtgtccggaagggactttccttggcgtggaaggcaagcttggcgatacggatatgtagatctcctaccattgtaaccgactttgtgtaaccctaaccctctccggtgtctatataaaccggagagttttagtccgtaggacaacattcacaacaacaatcataccataggctagcttctagggtttagcctctctgatctcgtggtagatctactcttgtactgcccatatcatcaatattaatcaagcaggacgtagggttttacctccatcaagagggcccgaacctgggtaaaacttcgtgtcccttgcctcctgttaccatccggcctagacgcacagttcgggaccccctgcccgagatccgccggttttgacaccgacactaagcacttctcccatggcaagaactaccaatctagttggccaaaccaaacggataattcgaagagacttgcaaagataaccaatcatacataaaagaattcagagaagattcaaatattattcatagatagacttgatcataaacccacaattcatcggtctcaacaaacattccgcaaaaagaagaagattacatcgaatagatctccacgagagagggggataactttgtattgagatccaaaaagagagaagaagccatctagctaataactatggacccgaaggtctgaggtaaactactcacacttcatcggagaggctatgatgatgtagaagccctccgtgatgacgcccctctccggcggagctccggaacaggccccaagatgggatctcgtggatacagaaagttgcggcggtggaattaggtttttggctgcatatctgttcgtttgggggtacgtaggtatatataggaggaagaagtacgtcggtggagcttcggtgggcccacgagggtgggggcgcgcctgggggtatagggcgcgcccccctacctcgtgcccacctcgaagcttccttggcgtagggtccaagtctcctgggtcatattcgggaagaaaatcacgttccagaaaggtttattccgtttggactccgtttgatattccgtttcttcgaaacactgaaataggcaaaaaaacagcaattctgggctgggcgtccggttaataggttagtcccaaaaataatataaaagtggaaaataaagcccaatataatccaaaacagtagataatatagcatggagcaatcaaaaattatagatacgttggagacgtatcaggaccccagctcagccctctgctaatccatgacatcagttgtggtggagggcctgagcggaaagcaggggcagccgcccacttggcacttctgggagctgtgatgtaaaaccactcccgttgccataatccggacacctctggaatagaaccctttggccatggagctccgaCGATcctgcttattaatgcgcctccgcacgctacatgctgcccctcgaccatcttcggcttcatgtcaaaggtcttgagccataggccgaagtgagtggtaatgcggaggaaggcctcatatacaacaataaatgatgagatgtggagaaaggagtccggggctagatcgtggaaatctagcccataataaaacatcagcctcctaacgaagggatccagagtgaggcctagacctcggaggaagtgggagatgaacacgacgtcttcgttgggttcaggagtagggacgacctgccctcgggcaggcagccgatgagaaacctcggcggtcaggtatctggcctccctcaacttcttgatatcttcttctgtaatggaggagggcatccaccggccttgaaggctagatccggacatgattgaagggccggagcacctgacctgggctttgggtgttagaactcgaggcgggggaaggattcgattgagcacgggagggaaagagtaaaagccttgtccctttataaagagggtgaatatcaagcgtcctctccgtagccgtttgggactttcctatgatctaggagtcctagatatggttgggttacccacgaccatattgatgagaatcccgtaattaggggaacacgatctctgctttgacaagacgtgtcaaaaaactgcctcgcgttatgtgtggagctggttgaagaaaaacggttcgaataattaccgggccatggcataatgtcgtgttgccaaaacgtgttagcagattagatttgtggaaatgttattctctctacggtggtatgtggaaacttattttgcagggttggacactatccttgtattcaaattcttccgtgatgtattcggaggaggaacccgccttgcaatgccgaagacaatactgcgcgccggactcatcgtcattgaagcctggttcaggggctactgagggagtcctggattagggggtctccagatagccggactatatcttttggccggactatgaagatacaagattaaagacttcgtctcatgtccggatgggactctacttggcgtggaaggcaagctaggcaatacggatatgtatatctcctcctttgtaaccgaccttgtgtaaccctagccctcttcggtgtctatataaaccagagggttttagtccgtaggacaacatacaatcataccataggttagcttctagggtttagcctctctgatctcgtggtagatctactcttgtactacccatatcatcaatattaatcaagcaggacgtagggttttacctccgtcaagagggcccgaacctggataaaacttcgtgtcccctgcctcgtgttaccatccgcctagacgcatagttcgggaccccctacccgagatccgccggttttgacaccgacagagaggATCATGAAGGCCCAGGCTCTGAGGAACACGAGCATGGGCGGCTACATGTCGAGCAAGAAGGCGATGGAGATCAACCCCGAGAACGCCATCACGGAGGAGTTGCGCAAGGGCGCTGACGCATACAATAACGACAAGTTGGTCAAGAACATGGTGATGCTGCTGCTCACCTCGGGCTTTAGCCTCGACGACCCCAACACCTTCAATACCAGGACCCACCGCATGTTGAAGCCAggcctaagagcatctccagccccccccccccagtgcCCCCAGGAGCCTATTTTTCGCCGGTGATGTAAAAAGGGCAAAAAAAAAGGGCCCAGGCATGCCCCCAAGACCTCAAAATGGCGTCGACGAACCCAGGCCAAACCCAGCGCGCTGGGGGCCTATTGGTGGCGCCGGCGAAACCAACATCCAATCCTATTCGCCCACGCGTCCTTTTTTCTGACCCGCCCAATCACTTTTTGCCCGACGACTGTCCTGGGGGCACCAACGGCTGGAAACACGTCCTCGCTTTTATCCGGCTGAAGCATTTTGCCCCCCAGGATGTGCTATTTTTGGTCCGGTGATTGTCATGCGGGGctccaacggctggagatgctcagcccccccccccccccccccccccccagtgcCCCCCAGGAGCTTTTTATTCGCCGGTGATGTAAAAAGGGCAAAAAAAAGGCCCAACCATGCCCCCCAAGACCTCAAAATGGCACTGGCGAACACAAGCCAAACCCAGCGCGTTGGGGCCTGTTAGGGGCGCCGACGGAAGCAACAGCCAATCATATTCCCACACGCATCCTTTTTTCTGACCCACCCAATCACTTTTTGCCCGACAACTGTCCTGGGGGGCACCAACAGCTGGAAAAACATCCTCGCGTTTCATCCGGCGGAAGCATTTTGCCCCCATGGACATGTTACTTTTGGTCCGGTGATTGTCCTGGGGGGCTTCGACGGGGATGAGCCTGCTGAGGCTGACACGGACATGCCACGGGCGAGAGCAAGACGGAGGAGGTCGACGAACGTTTACTGATCTTTTGGGTTACTGTCTCGTGGTCGATCGGCTTGTCTTTTGTGGTTTCTTGTGCCTAGCCTCCTATAGTGGGGCTAGGGAATGGTGGTTATGGAGTCCCCAGAACTGTGTATCGTAATCATTGCTTGTATATATCATCTTTAGTAGTAcgccctccgtttttatttactctgtaTATTAGTTTTGGTCAAAAtcaaactttgtaaactttgacaaagtttatagaaaaaatattaataacatatacaataacaaatcaatagTATTAGACTCATTATTGAATATACTATAACATCATACGGATTTGTTATTGTAAATGTTCATATAttttttataaacttggtcaaactttattAAGTTTGGcttcagtcaaatctaatatgcagagtaGATAAAAACAGAGGAACTATTATCTTTCAGTTAATGGTCTCTTTTGCTTGTTTTGGTTTCTTTTGGCCTTCTCGGTATTCCTCTATTCTTTTTTTTTGGCGAGCTGCTAAGGATCCGCGACTTGGTTCTTAATGATCTGAAATAACTTTCAGTTATGTGAGGACAAAACAAATTAATCACTGCCAGGTCACGTAAACAGTGTTGACGCCTACATCATGGATGATAGTCGAACATAAATCTGCGCACTAGAATGTTGAAAGTCAGCAGAAGTTGCACATGCAGGTATACTCTGCGCACTAGAATGTTGAAAGTCAAGTTGACTCCTGATCTCCCAATGCCTGAAGATCTGTAGAAGCTGCAGTCTAACCCAGAGATATTGCTGAAATATAAATGCCTCGTTGCCTTCAAGTCAAGTTCGTGTTGCTGTTGTTATTTCTGAGAGAATACGAgttttttgtaaaaaaaaatcTTTCGCTGGAAAAGGGACGTGAGGGAGATAAACTGCGCAGCCGTCGGATATAACATAAGGAAGCCCCACTGGAACAAACTTGCTCTCATAATTAATAAACGAAATGGCAGAGTAAATTCAGCACTTGATTTCGTTCCAACAGATAACTCAACATGCATAATATTTATATTACTATTGTGTCTATGATATCTCATTCCCCATTACATAACTCAACACCATAATTTACAACCTCTATGATATCTATGATAACTATCAGCAGTTCAACGACATACATTAATATTTTTCAGATATCTCTAATGCTAGCAGTACTTCCACACTTCAGAGACGAATGTAGTCCACGCCGGCCCTGATGCCGACAATTGCGCTGGCATCCAGCACCGCATCGAAGAATTGAGGGCCAGTGAGTTTTTCGTTCCAGAAAAGCTCGATGGCCTGGTTGACGCGCCCGATGAAGATGTTCATGAAGTTCGCCACGGCGCCCACCTCCACGGGCTGGCCGATGCCGCTCCCAACACCGTTGCCGAGGTGGGTGAGGGCGTAGGCGTACGCGAGGAGGCGGCCTTGGCGGTCGTGGTCGAAGAGATCCACACCAACTGCTGGCACGAGGTGCTGCCTCGTGTCAGCAACTAGTGTGCGCGCGCGATCCAGGAGTCGGATGGAGTCCTTGTTGTTGACGACGGCGCCCAAGTCCTCGGCAACGCCCGCCAATCGAAGCATCTGGGGCGCGAAGTCGAGGCAGTCGATGCCCCGGACGGTGATggagacctcgcccggggcaggTAGCTCGTCGAGCGCGGTGAGCTGGTCGACGACGGCCTCCATCTCGGCGAGGTTGTCGACGAGGTGTATCATTGCTTGAGgttgggggtggggtggggtggggggtgggggcgCGGTGGAGCTGGGCGAATTTGGGATGGGGTGGAGGCGCGGTGGAGCTGGGCGAATTTGGGGGTGGAGGGGCGGGACGGTGGAGCTGGGCGAATTGGGGGTGGGGTGGAGGGGCGGGCGGGACGGGGGAGCTCGGTTGGCGCCGGTTTTATACGTCAGACCATGACCAAAAGAGATGGGCGGGGCGATCCGCGGGACGACGCAATATTGCACAGCGGCCGTTCGATACGACCGAAAATGACCGTACGATTGAAAGACTAGGACCGCGGTCTGTGGCAGTATGCTGTCGTCCAATCAGAGAGCTTGCCAAGCTTTAGTAGTCCTGCGTTGAACGAGTAGGCACGGAGGTTATTCCGCGTTTAGATGCATCAAAC
Protein-coding sequences here:
- the LOC125507144 gene encoding heat shock protein 81-1-like, which gives rise to MPAQMERCPRLALEPQSGRWYSKHADTSVKKTEGIHQRVLGDRVEKVIVSDRVVDSLCCLVTNEYGWIANMEKRIMKAQALRNTSMGGYMSSKKAMEINPENAITEELRKGADAYNNDKLVKNMVMLLLTSGFSLDDPNTFNTRTHRMLKPGLSFDGDEPAEADTDMPRARARRRRSTNVY